The proteins below come from a single Aegilops tauschii subsp. strangulata cultivar AL8/78 chromosome 6, Aet v6.0, whole genome shotgun sequence genomic window:
- the LOC109752250 gene encoding uncharacterized protein, which translates to MEVKKRAAAIAALCVLLVMSVPPQQRAAAKTFCECYQPCHDGCSRSGWICKVDCVEKCKEEGYMEESRAVCLWVCSTDSACGPSAAPNEAEGAADCKIECHKRWGQV; encoded by the exons ATGGAGGTGAAGAAGAGGGCGGCCGCCATTGCCGCACTGTGCGTGCTCCTCGTCATGTCAGTGCCGCCCCAGCAGCGGGCGGCCGCCAAGACCTTCTGCGAGTGCTACCAGCCCTGCCACGACGGGTGCAGCCGCAGCGGATGGATCTGCAAAGTCGACTGTGTCGAGAAATGCAAGGAAGAAGGCTACATGGAGGAGAGCCGCGCCGTCTGCCTCTGGGTCTGCAGCACCGACTCCGCCTGCGGCCCGTCGGCGGCGCCCAACG AAGCAGAAGGCGCTGCGGATTGTAAGATCGAGTGCCACAAGAGGTGGGGCCAGGTTTAA
- the LOC109752246 gene encoding uncharacterized protein produces the protein MSRQDGEMSAALHHRPRSPLEDEDLLPEILLRLPPQPSTLPRASAVCKRWRRLVSDRGFLRRYRRHHRRSPPLLGFFRNDLRGISYTPAMEAPDRVPADRFSAHLDDVGYHFRLLSCRHGLVLISHSSRNQVLVWDPVTGNQHRIAAPLGFDMNSTPMDGAVLRVAGDAHHFQVVLVSYKQEDEQAIVSIYLSETGGWSDLISTPVPGEAMDYEGMPAVLVGHSIYWLLPGDDISVILEVDLHSQILAVIQVPTNMFAKGQYLMVMRAEGGGLGILSLSEFTAELWKRNTDGDGVASWVLGQTIELDKLLPLSSDKRSHISMLAYAEENNVAFLRTVAGIFMVQLESLQFSKLPENNNAVVCYPFESVYAAEAGIGGAMELV, from the exons atGAGCAGGCAGGACGGCGAGATGTCGGCCGCCCTCCACCACCGCCCCCGCTCGCCGCTGGAAGACGAGGATCTGCTCCCCGAgatcctcctccgcctcccgccgcaGCCGTCCACCCTCCCCCGCGCCTCCGCCGTCTGCAAGCGCTGGCGCCGCCTCGTCTCCGACCGCGGCTTCCTCCGACGCTACCGCCGACACCACCGCCGCAGCCCTCCTCTCCTCGGTTTCTTCCGCAACGACCTGCGAGGCATCTCCTACACGCCTGCAATGGAGGCCCCCGATCGTGTCCCCGCCGACCGCTTCTCCGCGCATCTCGACGACGTCGGCTACCACTTCCGTCTCCTCAGCTGCCGCCACGGCCTTGTGCTCATCTCCCACTCGTCGCGGAACCAGGTCCTGGTGTGGGACCCCGTCACCGGCAACCAGCACCGCATTGCCGCTCCTCTGGGGTTCGacatgaacagtaccccgatggACGGGGCGGTGCTTCGCGTTGCCGGCGACGCCCACCACTTCCAGGTGGTATTGGTAAGCTACAAGCAGGAAGATGAACAGGCGATCGTCTCGATTTACTTGTCGGAGACCGGTGGATGGAGTGATCTCATCTCAACACCGGTTCCAGGCGAGGCCATGGATTATGAAGGCATGCCCGCTGTCCTGGTCGGGCATTCCATTTACTGGCTGCTCCCTGGGGATGATATAAGTGTAATTCTTGAAGTTGATTTGCATAGCCAGATTCTAGCTGTGATACAGGTGCCAACAAATATGTTTGCCAAAGGTCAGTACTTGATGGTTATGCGAGCAGAGGGTGGCGGTTTGGGCATACTCTCCCTGTCAGAATTCACGGCCGAGTTATGGAAGAGGAATACCGACGGTGATGGTGTTGCTTCATGGGTGCTGGGACAAACTATTGAACTGGACAAGCTACTTCCCCTGTCTTCAGATAAGAGAAGCCACATATCGATGCTAGCGTACGCTGAGGAAAATAATGTGGCTTTCTTGCGTACAGTTGCCGGTATCTTCATGGTCCAGCTTGAGTCCTTGCAGTTCAGTAAACTTCCTGAAAACAACAACGCTGTTGTCTGTTATCCATTTGAAAGTGTCTATGCTGCAG AAGCAGGCATTGGTGGTGCCATGGAGCTAGTATGA